A window of the Egibacter rhizosphaerae genome harbors these coding sequences:
- the pstB gene encoding phosphate ABC transporter ATP-binding protein PstB, with protein sequence MGDQPATAAHATVVGDAAPTEQTHLHTEVRRSSAASREITDTVLKVRDLEVRYGDFTALKGVHLDVPRNEITAMIGPSGCGKSTLLRSVNRMNDLIPTAKVVGSVYYHGEDIYADDVDPVEVRRRIGMVFQKPNPFPKSIYDNVAFGPRLNGVRQGLDDVVEQSLRRAALWDEVKDKLKGSGLALSGGQQQRLCIARALAVHPDVILMDEPCSALDPIATMAIEDLMQDMKRDYSIVVVTHNMQQAARVSDRTAFFTVNVDHRTNERTGELVEYDLTETIFTQASDQRTEDYITGRFG encoded by the coding sequence ATGGGAGACCAACCCGCAACCGCTGCGCACGCCACGGTGGTCGGCGACGCGGCGCCGACCGAGCAGACCCACCTCCACACCGAGGTGCGCAGAAGCAGTGCCGCCAGCCGCGAGATCACGGACACAGTTCTCAAGGTCCGCGACCTCGAGGTCCGGTACGGCGACTTCACGGCGCTGAAGGGCGTCCACCTCGACGTGCCGCGGAACGAGATCACCGCGATGATCGGCCCGAGCGGGTGCGGGAAGTCGACGCTGCTGCGCAGCGTGAACCGCATGAACGACCTGATCCCGACCGCGAAGGTCGTGGGCAGCGTCTACTACCACGGTGAGGACATCTACGCCGACGACGTCGACCCCGTCGAGGTCCGCCGGCGGATCGGGATGGTCTTCCAGAAGCCCAATCCCTTCCCGAAGTCGATCTACGACAACGTCGCCTTCGGGCCGCGCCTCAACGGCGTGCGGCAGGGGCTCGACGACGTCGTCGAGCAGTCGCTGCGGCGGGCGGCGCTCTGGGACGAGGTCAAGGACAAGCTCAAGGGCTCCGGCCTGGCACTGTCGGGCGGACAGCAGCAGCGCCTGTGCATCGCCCGGGCCCTCGCGGTCCATCCCGACGTGATCCTCATGGACGAGCCGTGCAGCGCGCTCGACCCCATCGCGACGATGGCCATCGAGGATCTCATGCAGGACATGAAGCGCGACTACTCCATCGTCGTGGTTACCCACAACATGCAGCAGGCCGCGCGCGTGTCCGACCGCACCGCGTTCTTCACGGTGAACGTCGACCACCGGACCAACGAGCGCACCGGCGAACTGGTGGAGTACGACCTCACCGAGACGATCTTCACGCAGGCCTCGGACCAGCGGACCGAGGACTACATCACCGGGCGCTTCGGCTGA
- a CDS encoding low molecular weight phosphatase family protein codes for MADVVFACVHNAGRSRMAEALFAREAGDRYTVASAGTEPAERPHPEVVAALAEVGIELPPEPGRLLTPELADSSRRLVSMGCNVEEACPATTTPMEDWALADPKGQPIERVREIRDEIAARVRDLVIELDRERVR; via the coding sequence ATGGCCGATGTCGTCTTCGCCTGCGTGCACAACGCCGGCCGCTCGCGCATGGCGGAGGCCCTCTTCGCGCGCGAGGCCGGGGACCGCTACACGGTCGCGAGCGCGGGCACGGAGCCGGCGGAGCGCCCGCACCCCGAGGTCGTGGCCGCGCTCGCGGAGGTGGGTATCGAGCTCCCACCCGAGCCGGGGCGACTCCTCACCCCGGAGCTCGCGGACTCCTCCCGCCGCCTCGTCTCGATGGGCTGCAACGTCGAGGAAGCCTGCCCGGCGACCACGACGCCGATGGAGGACTGGGCACTCGCGGATCCCAAGGGCCAACCGATCGAGCGGGTGCGCGAGATCCGCGACGAGATCGCGGCCCGGGTGCGCGACCTCGTCATCGAACTCGACCGCGAGCGGGTCCGGTGA
- a CDS encoding response regulator transcription factor, whose product MAKILVVEDEPSLVDALDYGLSSEGFEVVSAADGEQGLALFERERPDTVLLDLMLPGLSGTEVCKRLRAQSGVPIIMLTAKDSEVDKVVGLELGADDYVTKPFGMRELCARVRAVLRRGGDHDGPDLSQAVEVRGVRVDPERHEVTVRGQDVELPPKEFALLELLLYNAGRVLTRDVLIDRVWGADYVGDTKTLDVHIKRLRGRLERDPHEPELIQTIRGVGYKFTDD is encoded by the coding sequence ATGGCGAAGATCCTGGTGGTCGAGGACGAGCCCTCGCTCGTCGACGCGCTCGACTACGGGCTCTCCTCCGAGGGCTTCGAGGTGGTCTCCGCGGCGGACGGGGAACAGGGCCTCGCCCTGTTCGAACGCGAGCGGCCGGACACGGTGCTCCTCGACCTCATGCTCCCCGGGCTGTCGGGCACGGAGGTCTGCAAGCGCCTTCGCGCGCAGAGCGGCGTCCCGATCATCATGCTCACGGCGAAGGACAGCGAGGTCGACAAGGTGGTCGGCCTGGAGCTCGGCGCGGACGACTACGTCACCAAGCCCTTCGGGATGCGCGAGCTGTGCGCGCGTGTGCGGGCCGTCCTGCGTCGCGGCGGCGACCACGACGGGCCCGACCTCTCACAGGCCGTTGAGGTGCGCGGAGTACGGGTCGACCCCGAGCGGCATGAGGTCACGGTACGCGGTCAGGACGTAGAGCTGCCCCCGAAGGAGTTCGCGCTGCTCGAGCTCCTGCTCTACAACGCGGGACGAGTGCTGACTCGCGACGTGCTGATCGACCGTGTGTGGGGAGCCGATTACGTCGGCGACACCAAGACGCTCGACGTGCACATCAAGCGGCTGCGCGGACGGCTCGAGCGGGATCCCCACGAGCCCGAGCTCATCCAGACGATCCGGGGCGTGGGCTACAAGTTCACCGACGACTGA
- a CDS encoding sensor histidine kinase translates to MPRRWLWVVPVLAALAAAGGAWLDPSPALAAASAALVATAVVAVLGWRAKRRLERLATQLDRVARGELEDPPLEGYALEWQALGRSLEAVGVSMRARLDEIASERARVVRLLEKLPPAILLFDGSTLAYANAAARAWFDLPTRAVGQRIAEVLESDDLAKVVARARETDSEVEIEIEHGGRTLDASAAPTTEGEVALVVTDLTETRRVEAIRRDFVANASHELKTPVAGLQALSESLGLAMERDPDRAHRMIERMQHETSRLATMTRDLLDLARLEEITSERTTQRTDLAEIVDGQVRRLLPLCRERDVRIETDLPTGGDVDAAPEDLRLIAANLLENAIRYNREGGWVAVAVRSGDDEVGLEVADSGIGIPDSDQDRVFERFYRIDKGRSRAQGGTGLGLSLVRNAVQRYGGTVRLRSTPGEGSTFTVTLPPASDR, encoded by the coding sequence TTGCCGCGACGATGGCTGTGGGTCGTGCCGGTCCTGGCGGCGCTGGCTGCCGCTGGCGGCGCGTGGCTCGACCCCTCGCCGGCGCTCGCCGCGGCCTCGGCCGCGCTCGTCGCCACCGCCGTCGTCGCGGTGCTGGGATGGCGCGCGAAGCGTCGGTTGGAGCGCCTCGCCACCCAACTCGATCGGGTCGCCCGCGGGGAGTTGGAGGACCCGCCCCTCGAAGGGTACGCGCTGGAGTGGCAGGCCTTGGGTCGCTCACTCGAGGCGGTGGGAGTCTCGATGCGGGCACGGCTCGACGAGATCGCCAGCGAGCGCGCTCGGGTGGTGCGCCTGCTGGAGAAGCTGCCCCCCGCCATCCTGCTGTTCGACGGGTCGACGCTCGCCTACGCCAACGCTGCCGCACGCGCTTGGTTCGACCTGCCCACGCGCGCCGTCGGGCAGCGCATCGCCGAGGTGCTGGAGAGTGACGATCTCGCGAAGGTCGTCGCCCGCGCCCGCGAGACCGACAGCGAGGTCGAGATCGAGATCGAGCACGGTGGCCGCACGCTCGACGCCAGCGCAGCGCCCACCACCGAGGGCGAGGTCGCGCTCGTCGTCACCGACCTGACCGAGACCCGGCGCGTCGAGGCGATCCGCCGCGACTTCGTCGCCAACGCCAGCCACGAGCTCAAGACCCCTGTCGCCGGGCTACAGGCGCTGTCCGAATCGCTGGGCCTCGCCATGGAGCGCGATCCCGACCGCGCGCATCGCATGATCGAGCGCATGCAGCACGAGACCTCACGGCTTGCGACGATGACGCGGGATCTCCTCGATCTGGCTCGGCTCGAGGAGATCACCTCCGAACGCACCACCCAGCGCACCGACCTGGCAGAGATCGTGGACGGCCAGGTGCGCCGGCTGTTGCCGCTGTGCCGTGAGCGCGATGTCCGCATCGAGACCGACCTCCCCACCGGCGGCGATGTCGATGCCGCGCCCGAGGATCTCCGCCTTATCGCTGCGAACCTGTTGGAGAACGCGATCCGCTACAACCGCGAGGGCGGCTGGGTCGCGGTGGCCGTGCGGTCCGGTGACGACGAGGTGGGGCTCGAGGTCGCCGATTCGGGGATCGGGATCCCCGACAGCGACCAGGACCGTGTCTTCGAGCGCTTCTACCGGATCGACAAGGGACGCAGCCGCGCGCAGGGCGGCACCGGCCTCGGCCTGTCCCTCGTGCGCAACGCGGTGCAACGCTACGGCGGGACCGTGCGACTGCGCAGTACCCCGGGCGAAGGCTCGACGTTCACGGTCACGCTGCCCCCCGCGAGCGATCGGTGA
- a CDS encoding cation:proton antiporter regulatory subunit gives MREIEETTLPGVGVRHEFLTRGGDRVAVLNHRSGYRELLLYRHDDPDSCRAILRLDDEDSTALAELLGGPHLAPSLTAITQEVEGLVIDWVPIRGNAPCVGRPLSESRVEDRTGVSVVAALRGEEAVPAPGPDFALQQGDTLVVVGTGDGVREAAELLRGE, from the coding sequence ATGCGCGAGATCGAGGAGACCACGCTGCCGGGCGTCGGGGTCCGCCACGAGTTCCTGACCCGCGGCGGTGACCGAGTCGCGGTGCTGAACCACCGCAGCGGGTACCGGGAATTGCTGCTCTACCGCCACGACGACCCCGACAGCTGCCGCGCGATCCTGCGCCTGGACGACGAGGACTCGACCGCCCTCGCGGAGCTGCTCGGTGGCCCCCACCTCGCACCGAGCCTCACGGCGATCACCCAGGAGGTCGAGGGCCTGGTGATCGACTGGGTGCCGATCCGTGGGAACGCGCCGTGCGTCGGACGTCCGCTCAGCGAATCGCGGGTCGAGGATCGTACGGGGGTTTCGGTCGTCGCGGCGCTCCGCGGGGAGGAGGCCGTGCCCGCACCCGGCCCCGACTTCGCGCTGCAGCAGGGGGACACGCTCGTCGTGGTCGGCACCGGTGACGGGGTGCGCGAGGCGGCGGAGCTGCTGCGCGGTGAGTAG
- a CDS encoding cation:proton antiporter, whose protein sequence is MVLIELGLVFVGMALLARLSSRVGLSPIPLYLVAGLAVGTGGLVPLDLSEEFIALGADIGVVLLLFMLGLEYTSAELRGALRDGLPVGLVNVGLNLVPGVLAGFALGFSPLGALALGGITYATSSGVSAKVLTDLERLGNRETPAVLGILVLEDLSMAIYLPVLVALLVGTGVAQGVLSLAVALLAVAIALVLALRYGERISSVIASRSQEVVLLTVLGLILVVAGIAEELQVSSAVGAFLVGLALSGGVADRARALLGPLRDLFAATFFLFFGLQIVPGTLLDMLGIAVALAVVTGLTKIATGWLAATRLGVGRFGRWRAGAALVPRGEFSIVVAGLAAGVEPDLSPLAAAYVLLLAFVGPVLMRFADPIVSWVVDRTPGARAARGA, encoded by the coding sequence GTGGTCCTGATCGAACTGGGCCTCGTGTTCGTGGGGATGGCGCTGCTCGCCCGCCTCTCCTCACGCGTCGGGCTGAGTCCCATCCCGCTGTACCTCGTCGCGGGCCTCGCGGTCGGGACCGGCGGGCTCGTTCCGCTCGACCTCTCCGAGGAGTTCATCGCGCTCGGCGCCGACATCGGGGTCGTGCTCCTCCTCTTCATGCTCGGCCTCGAGTACACCTCCGCCGAGCTGCGCGGCGCCCTGCGCGACGGTCTGCCCGTCGGCCTCGTGAACGTCGGGCTCAACCTGGTCCCGGGAGTCCTGGCGGGCTTCGCCCTCGGGTTCTCGCCCCTCGGTGCGCTCGCACTCGGCGGCATCACCTACGCCACCTCCTCGGGCGTGAGCGCGAAGGTGCTCACCGACCTCGAGCGGCTCGGGAACCGCGAGACCCCGGCGGTGCTCGGCATTCTCGTCCTCGAGGACCTCTCGATGGCGATCTACTTGCCGGTGCTCGTCGCGCTCCTCGTCGGCACCGGCGTCGCGCAAGGGGTTCTCTCTCTCGCGGTGGCACTGCTCGCCGTGGCGATCGCACTGGTGCTCGCGTTGCGGTACGGCGAGCGGATCTCCTCGGTGATCGCTAGCCGGTCCCAGGAGGTCGTGCTGCTGACCGTGCTCGGCCTCATCCTCGTCGTCGCCGGCATCGCCGAGGAACTTCAGGTCTCCTCGGCCGTCGGCGCGTTCCTCGTGGGCCTCGCACTGTCAGGGGGGGTCGCTGACCGTGCGCGGGCGCTGCTGGGCCCGTTGCGAGATCTCTTCGCGGCGACGTTCTTCCTCTTCTTCGGCCTCCAGATCGTGCCCGGCACCCTTCTGGACATGCTCGGCATCGCCGTGGCGCTGGCCGTCGTGACCGGGCTCACGAAGATCGCCACCGGCTGGCTCGCGGCCACGCGGCTGGGGGTCGGACGCTTCGGCCGGTGGCGGGCCGGCGCGGCATTGGTGCCGCGCGGCGAGTTCTCGATCGTCGTCGCTGGTCTGGCGGCCGGCGTCGAACCCGATCTGTCACCGCTGGCGGCGGCCTATGTCCTACTCCTCGCGTTCGTCGGGCCCGTACTGATGCGGTTCGCCGACCCGATCGTCTCGTGGGTGGTTGATCGAACACCTGGGGCCCGGGCAGCTCGCGGGGCGTGA